The Leptospira langatensis genome includes a window with the following:
- a CDS encoding 3'-5' exonuclease: MIRNVTCIDIETTGFSRTKDRIVEFAAYRVTEEAGVWRYADKIRKLVNPGISIPPEATAVHGITDEMVRVAPPFSEQADCFIPFLSDTILLGYNVKVFDIPFLTAEIERSGLRWPTAPLEVIDPFIIFKKREAPRHDLASAIRFYTGKERRRAHRAMIDVVDLLRVVKTQTMLYPEFRESPDPIVSLIKATGI, encoded by the coding sequence ATGATTCGCAATGTTACCTGCATTGATATCGAGACAACGGGTTTTAGTAGAACCAAGGATCGAATTGTAGAATTTGCTGCTTACCGCGTCACCGAAGAGGCTGGCGTTTGGAGATATGCAGACAAGATTCGGAAGCTGGTCAATCCCGGGATCTCAATCCCACCCGAAGCGACAGCCGTTCACGGTATTACAGACGAAATGGTACGCGTTGCCCCACCGTTCTCTGAACAAGCGGATTGTTTTATTCCGTTTTTGTCGGATACGATCCTCCTGGGATATAATGTGAAAGTATTCGATATTCCTTTCTTAACCGCAGAAATAGAGCGTTCGGGCTTACGATGGCCAACTGCGCCTTTAGAGGTCATAGACCCTTTTATTATTTTTAAGAAGCGGGAAGCCCCTCGTCATGATCTTGCCTCGGCCATACGGTTCTATACCGGCAAAGAAAGGCGCCGCGCTCACAGAGCTATGATCGATGTGGTTGACCTCCTTCGGGTTGTGAAAACGCAAACCATGTTATATCCAGAGTTTCGTGAATCGCCGGACCCGATCGTTTCTCTGATAAAGGCTACAGGGATATAA
- a CDS encoding DNA-methyltransferase produces MFKIEDIVNTVLVGDAYEKLQQFPPKVIQSVVTSPPFFGLRNYGIGGQIGWEDTPFEYTQKLVQVFRECRRALRDDGTLWLNLGDSYNGSGKAGLNSSYQQKHTEFGRPSLEKSRFGKPTNVPGLKRKDKIGIPWRVAFALQGFSVIGNNTLNGWANLLKDAISRKDWELVELVEGRIRLEALAIALVKEGWYLRQDIIWSKPNPTPERVKDRPTTSHEYFFLFSKSRHYYYNADAIKEPSVSLDPTHPSYRPQSVEISKGRKIHTGKHSKSVRSYPEKRNKRSVWTVTTKPYKGAHFAVYPPDLIEPCILASTPGDLDPPAIVLDPFAGSGTTAFVARKLGRSAISIELKPEYADIDRRRNNSR; encoded by the coding sequence TTGTTTAAGATCGAGGACATCGTAAATACCGTTCTTGTTGGGGATGCGTATGAGAAGCTTCAACAGTTTCCCCCGAAGGTGATACAAAGTGTCGTCACCTCTCCTCCCTTCTTTGGTCTTAGGAATTACGGCATTGGCGGCCAGATTGGTTGGGAAGATACCCCTTTTGAATATACGCAGAAGCTAGTTCAGGTTTTTCGAGAATGTAGGCGTGCTCTTCGTGATGACGGCACACTTTGGTTGAATCTAGGGGATTCTTATAATGGAAGTGGAAAGGCAGGCTTAAATTCTTCCTACCAGCAGAAACATACGGAATTTGGCCGACCCTCACTTGAAAAATCACGGTTTGGCAAACCGACAAACGTACCTGGGCTAAAGCGCAAGGATAAGATAGGGATCCCTTGGCGGGTTGCGTTTGCGTTACAGGGATTTTCGGTCATTGGCAATAATACGTTGAATGGTTGGGCTAATCTCTTAAAAGACGCGATTTCCCGAAAAGATTGGGAGTTAGTGGAATTAGTTGAAGGGCGCATAAGGTTAGAGGCGCTTGCAATCGCCCTAGTAAAGGAAGGGTGGTATCTAAGGCAGGATATCATTTGGAGTAAACCAAATCCCACCCCAGAGCGAGTAAAAGATCGGCCGACAACTTCACATGAGTATTTCTTCCTATTCTCCAAATCAAGACATTACTATTATAACGCAGACGCAATCAAAGAGCCATCAGTTAGCTTAGACCCAACACATCCTAGCTATCGGCCCCAATCGGTGGAAATATCTAAGGGGAGAAAAATCCATACTGGAAAGCACTCGAAATCTGTTCGGAGTTATCCTGAGAAGAGGAATAAAAGATCGGTCTGGACAGTGACCACAAAGCCTTACAAAGGGGCCCACTTTGCTGTTTATCCACCGGACTTAATTGAACCTTGCATTCTTGCGTCCACTCCCGGGGACTTAGATCCCCCCGCGATCGTATTAGACCCTTTTGCGGGTTCTGGAACGACAGCATTTGTTGCCCGAAAGCTCGGCAGGAGCGCCATTTCAATAGAGTTAAAACCCGAGTATGCCGATATCGATCGCCGCCGGAATAATTCTCGCTAG
- a CDS encoding ParB/Srx family N-terminal domain-containing protein encodes MIKFSQPYEVSNEDLEPHPLVKNRHIEHEDQVIFRADIKEHGVLEPVLISKEKNTRGKHWILNGRRRWTTNGKVGHKKILVRHLLTPLTDSVRRRIMYGGNQLPKHFTFDEIVEIIIIEYGKVEIFKNFQGGTPDRRKLGAIPLSEEIAKDLGVSKRYVQTLLKAARAILTKKPIEPPTIKEGELVFIYRIISEIETLEKEEKKIETAKKKLVDARRKKAKELRVFGGVDRCKEIVEKERKRRKKARNKT; translated from the coding sequence ATGATTAAATTTTCCCAACCTTATGAAGTGTCTAATGAGGATTTAGAGCCTCACCCATTAGTGAAAAACAGGCACATAGAGCATGAGGATCAGGTGATTTTCCGGGCCGATATCAAAGAACACGGTGTCTTAGAACCAGTCTTGATATCCAAGGAGAAGAATACCCGTGGGAAGCATTGGATCTTGAATGGACGAAGACGTTGGACTACAAACGGGAAGGTAGGACATAAGAAAATTCTTGTTCGCCATCTTCTCACCCCCCTAACAGATAGTGTTCGCCGCCGCATTATGTACGGGGGCAACCAACTTCCGAAGCATTTTACTTTCGATGAAATAGTAGAAATTATCATAATAGAATACGGCAAGGTCGAAATATTCAAAAACTTCCAGGGTGGAACGCCAGATCGTAGAAAGCTTGGAGCCATTCCATTATCCGAAGAAATAGCGAAAGACCTAGGTGTTTCGAAGAGGTATGTTCAGACGTTACTGAAAGCCGCCCGGGCAATTCTAACGAAAAAGCCAATCGAGCCGCCGACGATCAAAGAAGGGGAGTTGGTGTTCATTTATAGGATTATCTCCGAGATCGAAACCCTTGAAAAAGAGGAAAAGAAGATCGAGACTGCCAAAAAGAAGCTCGTTGACGCACGACGAAAGAAAGCAAAGGAACTCCGAGTGTTTGGCGGAGTAGACCGGTGCAAGGAGATTGTCGAAAAAGAGCGGAAGAGGCGGAAAAAAGCCCGAAATAAAACCTAA
- a CDS encoding ParB N-terminal domain-containing protein codes for MNTAVIPETDRKISDEIREMAAPTRIPLKALKPHPKNQVLFPPKSVEFIRSLADDINRHGLQEPISVRVVDRGEYLILSGENRFKAVTLLGWDDIDAHIVDPDDELAYLISRNIGRRQTGYSGRVNIYTAYCPDFFQGKKVQNDRLVEVSKKTMIPLATLKSDLKKIRLGAGVKDITMDQLKELWSKKKLKGLRLNLSDMGNGNFLLQVTGKNTEYQWGPGTFREVVRQSAEAAQSKYFDKNFRPENMALAEKIKELRKAAGLTQFQLAQKLGYSQSYFAELEGGKWECSGTLFDDIFRICEERM; via the coding sequence GTGAATACTGCTGTAATCCCCGAAACCGATAGGAAGATCTCTGATGAAATAAGGGAAATGGCCGCTCCGACCCGAATACCGTTGAAGGCGTTAAAGCCGCACCCGAAGAATCAGGTATTGTTTCCTCCGAAGTCTGTGGAATTTATAAGGTCGCTTGCAGACGATATAAATAGGCACGGTCTGCAGGAGCCCATTTCGGTTCGAGTGGTTGACCGGGGCGAATATCTCATTTTGTCCGGGGAAAATCGGTTTAAAGCGGTAACGCTCCTTGGATGGGACGACATTGACGCGCACATTGTAGATCCGGATGATGAACTTGCTTATCTGATCTCACGAAATATTGGCCGCAGACAAACGGGCTACTCGGGCCGCGTGAACATATACACTGCATATTGTCCCGACTTCTTCCAAGGTAAAAAGGTCCAGAATGACAGACTGGTAGAAGTTTCAAAGAAAACCATGATTCCACTCGCAACACTCAAGAGCGATCTCAAGAAGATTCGCTTAGGGGCCGGAGTTAAAGATATTACAATGGACCAACTTAAGGAACTTTGGTCTAAGAAAAAACTGAAGGGCTTACGGCTCAATCTATCAGATATGGGCAACGGCAATTTTCTACTCCAAGTTACCGGGAAGAATACTGAATATCAATGGGGCCCAGGAACGTTTCGTGAGGTAGTTCGTCAATCGGCGGAGGCGGCCCAATCCAAATATTTCGATAAAAATTTCCGGCCGGAAAATATGGCCTTAGCAGAAAAGATTAAAGAACTTCGAAAAGCTGCCGGATTAACACAATTCCAGCTCGCTCAAAAATTAGGGTACTCTCAGTCCTACTTTGCCGAGTTGGAGGGTGGAAAGTGGGAATGTTCCGGAACGTTGTTTGACGATATATTCCGAATTTGTGAGGAGCG